The genomic stretch ACAGGGAAAATTGCAGGACCTGACATACCACCTGTGTTGTTCTTAATGATAGGTCTGCCTGTATTAATATCAATTCTCATACCTGTTAAAGTATTAATCATAGAAATTGCATCAGCACCATTTGCTTCAGCAGACTTTGCAATTTCTGCAATATCTGTAACATTAGGACTTAATTTTACAATAAGAGGCTTCTTGCAATGGTCACGAACATACTTTGTAATATTAGCAACACTTTCACAAGATGTACCAAAAGCAACACCACCACTTTTAACATTAGGACAACTAATGTTAAGCTCAATCATATCAATATCTGTATCACTTAGCTTTTCTGCCATTTGACCATATTCTTCCTGAGTGTTACCGGCAATATTTGCAATGATAACTGTACCTTGCTTTTTAAGCCAAGGTAAATCTTTCTCAATAAAATGGTCAACACCGGGGTTTTGAAGTCCAACTGCATTTAGAATACCTGAAGGAGTTTCTGCAATTCTTGGTGGTGGATTACCAAGTCTTTTCTTTAAAGTAATACCCTTACAAGAAATACCACCTAGGTTTGATAAATCATAAAAATTACTGTACTCATGACCAAAACCAAAAGTACCTGATGCTGCAATCAGTGGACTGTTAAAGTCAACACCTGCAACCTTTACTGATAAATCTGCCATTAAAATACAACCTCCTTGCTATCAAATACCGGACCGTCTTTACATACATGAACATAATCGTTTGTACCGTTTCTCTTAACTTCACAAGCACAAACCAAACAAGCACCAATGCCACAACCCATTCTTTCTTCAAGGCTTACTTGACAAGGTACATTATTTTCGTTACAAATTTCAGAAATTGCTCTTAACATTGGCATAGGACCACAAGCACAAACTTCATCAATTTCATCTAACTTTCTCTTTAACACATCAGTTACAAATGCCTTTTCACCTGCTGAACCGTCATCTGTTGTAAGGTAAAGTTCACAATTATCTTTACGGAAATCACTCTGTAAAATTACAAGGTCTTTGTTTCTGAAACCTGTAATTACAACCGGTTTTTCCTTTTGCTTAGATGCATATAACATTGGAGGTACACCAATACCACCACCGATAAAGCAATATCTCTTTTCAGGATTAATATCAAAACCATTACCCAGTGGTGCAAGAATGTCAAGTTCTTCTCCTACCTTAACTTTAGATAGAATTTCAGTACCCTCACCCTTTACCTGATAAACAAGTCTTAGGCAAGATTTGTCTGCATCACAAATAGAAATTGGTCTTCTAAGTACTTTTCCCGGTACAAGAATATGTGCAAACTGACCCGGTTTTGCCAGAACTGAAAGTTCGGAATTTTCAACCCACATATCAAAAATTCCTGTGGCAATTTCTTCATTTTTAATTACCTTAAACTTTTGTGCATCGTAACTCATAATTTCTCCTTAATAACTTAATTTCACCGTAACTACCGATAAGTTCTCTTTCTTAATAATAGAAACCCCTGACTTATCAATATAGTTACTTGGGTACATTGAATTTACTGTATCAATATAAGTAAAGAAAAGTTGATCACCAGAAACGAATAATTGGTCAACTGCACCGTTATATTCCAGGTAAACAGGATCAATATAAATATGAAAATACTTTTCTTTATTATTTGCTGCATTATAAAGTGCATTTGTCATTTCATCATTTTGATAACTGTACAAATCAGTAAAATGCACTGCTTTCTTTACATAATAGTTTTCTTCTGTACTGTCACATTCAGGTATAGAAAGGTTAAAGTTAATAGCCTTTACACCGTTAGTACCGTTAACCTCATCACTTGAACATTTTGAATAAACCTTACTGATTGTATGGTCTTTCTTTAGCTGACTTTCTGTAATATTAAAGTAA from Ruminococcus bovis encodes the following:
- a CDS encoding dihydroorotate dehydrogenase: MADLSVKVAGVDFNSPLIAASGTFGFGHEYSNFYDLSNLGGISCKGITLKKRLGNPPPRIAETPSGILNAVGLQNPGVDHFIEKDLPWLKKQGTVIIANIAGNTQEEYGQMAEKLSDTDIDMIELNISCPNVKSGGVAFGTSCESVANITKYVRDHCKKPLIVKLSPNVTDIAEIAKSAEANGADAISMINTLTGMRIDINTGRPIIKNNTGGMSGPAIFPVAVRMVWQTANAVKIPIIGMGGISKWQDAIEMLMAGATALQIGTCMFTDPYAPIKINEGIAEFMDKNGIKSLSEITGSVKPW
- a CDS encoding dihydroorotate dehydrogenase electron transfer subunit, which gives rise to MSYDAQKFKVIKNEEIATGIFDMWVENSELSVLAKPGQFAHILVPGKVLRRPISICDADKSCLRLVYQVKGEGTEILSKVKVGEELDILAPLGNGFDINPEKRYCFIGGGIGVPPMLYASKQKEKPVVITGFRNKDLVILQSDFRKDNCELYLTTDDGSAGEKAFVTDVLKRKLDEIDEVCACGPMPMLRAISEICNENNVPCQVSLEERMGCGIGACLVCACEVKRNGTNDYVHVCKDGPVFDSKEVVF